The Gemmatimonadales bacterium genome includes the window TGGCCTTCGAGGGGGTGTGGTTCCGCTACCCCGCCGCCGACGGCCAGGAGCGCGGCGACGACGGCTGGGTGCTGCGCGACGTCTCGTTCGAGGCCCGGCCGGGCGAGACCGTGGCGATCGTGGGGCACACCGGGGCGGGGAAGACCACGATCATCAACCTGCTGCTGCGGTTCTACGACGTGGAGCGGGGCCGCATCACCGTGGACGGCGTGGACATCCGCGAGCTGGCGCAGCGGGAGCTGCGCGGGCTCATCGGCCTGGTGCAGCAGGACGTGTTCCTGTTCACCGGCGACCTGGCGTCGAACATCCGGCTGGGCGCGGACCTGCCCGACCGTGCGGTCGAAGCCGCGGCGCGGCGGGTGGGGGCCCACCGGTTCATCGAGCGGCTGCCGACCCGCTACGCGCACCGGCTGGGGGAGCGCGGGCAGAACGTCTCGGTGGGCGAGCGCCAGCTCCTGGCGTTCGCGCGCGCCCTCGCCGTGGACCCCGCGATCCTGGTCCTGGACGAAGCCACCAGCTCGGTGGACGCGGAGGCCGAGGAGCAGATCCAGGCGGCCATCGCGGAGCTGATGCAGGGCCGCACCAGCCTCGTGATCGCGCACCGGCTGTCCACCGTGCAGAACGCGGACACGATCCTGGTGCTCCACCACGGCGTGGTCCGGGAGCGCGGGAGCCACCGGGAGCTGCTGGCGGCGGGCGGGCTGTACGAGCGGTTGTACCAGCTGCAATTGGGCGCCGGCCTGGCCGACGCCCCCCGGTGATCGGCGTGCTTGCCCCGCCGTTGGGCGGCGGCTACGTTGTTCCGAATCTTCACGATCGGGCGGCGGGAATGGCGTTCATCGAGTACGAGGGGAAGCGGTTTCATCTCCCGGCGGGCGAGGTGCTCCTGGGGGCGGATGCCGCCTGCCATCTCCGTCTCGAGCGCCCGGGCATCGCACCACGCCACGCCGTGCTGGCGACCGGTCCCGCGCCCGACCTGGCGGTCACGATCCGCCGGGCGGACGACGCCGCCGTGGTCGAGGTGAACGGGGTGCGGCTCGGCCCGCTGCCCCAGCCGCTGCTGCACGGCGACAAGATCACCGTCGCGGGCCTGGATCTGCTGTTCGCGGACGAGCGCAAGAGCGGCAGCACCCAATACGTCTCGGCCGTGAACCTGGCGAACCTCACGCCGCCGGCGCCGCCGCCGGGCGGCGCGACGGCGCAGCCGGTGGGGACCACCGGCGGGCGGGTGATCTCGCTTACCGACGGGCGCGAATACCGGGTGGAGACCGCGCTCAAGTTCGGGCGGGAGGCGGGCGCGGACGTGGTGGTGCCGGGCGGGCAGGTGTCGCGCCGCCACGCGGAGATCGTGGCGTCGCCGCGCGGCTACGTGCTCATCGACACCAGCACCAACGGCACGCTCGTCAACGGCGAGAAGGTGGAGAACCAGCGGCTGCTGGCCCGCGCCGACGTGATCAAGATCGCCGACGAGGAGTTCCGCTTCTACGCCGACGCGCCGGCGCCCCGGGCGGCCGCTCCCGCCCCGCCGGCTCCGCCCCGGGCCGCGGCACCCGCGCCCGCCGCACCCGAGCCGCCGGTCCCGCCGCCGGCGTACGCGGCGCACCTGCAGTCCACCGGGTACTTCGAGACCGGCAAGCGGCCGGCGCAGGGCGCCGGAGCGGCGAGCCCGGCAGCGGCGCCGCCGAGCCCCGCCCCGCCGCCGGCCCCGTCCCGCCCCGCGGCGCCCCCGCCCCCGCCGCCGGCGCCCGCCGTTGCGCCGCCGGCCGGGCGGCCACGCGCGTCGGCGCCGGGCGGGCCGCTGGCGAAGTTCCTGGTGCGCTCCGGCGCGCTCAAGGGGCAGCGGCTGTTCGTGAAGGTGCCGATCGTCAACATCGGGCGGGCCGAGTACAACGACATGCAGATTCCCGACG containing:
- a CDS encoding FHA domain-containing protein yields the protein MAFIEYEGKRFHLPAGEVLLGADAACHLRLERPGIAPRHAVLATGPAPDLAVTIRRADDAAVVEVNGVRLGPLPQPLLHGDKITVAGLDLLFADERKSGSTQYVSAVNLANLTPPAPPPGGATAQPVGTTGGRVISLTDGREYRVETALKFGREAGADVVVPGGQVSRRHAEIVASPRGYVLIDTSTNGTLVNGEKVENQRLLARADVIKIADEEFRFYADAPAPRAAAPAPPAPPRAAAPAPAAPEPPVPPPAYAAHLQSTGYFETGKRPAQGAGAASPAAAPPSPAPPPAPSRPAAPPPPPPAPAVAPPAGRPRASAPGGPLAKFLVRSGALKGQRLFVKVPIVNIGRAEYNDMQIPDDSVSSQHAKLTRREGVWVLTDLGSTNGTMVDGERIEGDIPLAPGAFVRFGDVQLIFEPTDDDADINAPKATRTMSAVQLQDLKKPSGPSR